A region of the Ctenopharyngodon idella isolate HZGC_01 chromosome 2, HZGC01, whole genome shotgun sequence genome:
tgtattagtcggttagtcgcagaaggaaaaaaaacctCAAGGTGGAGTCACGCAGTCTGTGAGGGACAGATCATTAACGACAGGTCCTTGTGGTAATTGCAGTATGTCGGGAAGGAAATCCAAACGTTCGactatcattcatcgacctcaaatatggcatatcatttgaaacataaGCAGTAACAACTTTACTTGGCTGCCCGCTCTAACGTTAACCTGGATAATTGTGCGATAGGTAgatccaagtgtttgtgtggagtgtgGAAGGTGAAGTATACACAATTACTGCGTGACACGGAGgagccggcgcgatcacttgaattttttttgataacagcggaaacaacttaaaatactctattattttaattaaaatgttcataCTTTTGCTGGTGCTTTGCGGCAAGtttatgcgtgcgcttgagCGCGGAATAGGCTATATTACGCCTAAATatattaaaggctcattatggTTTAGTATTCCCCCAgtaaatatttaagtaatttaattaatataatcgTGCGATTATttgactaatggcttaaattaaCGACTaatagtcgactagaaaaatctttagtcaggGGCAGCCCtaattattttgataaaaatgattttattatgaattattaacgtgataaaaatgattttaatatgataaaaaaaaaatttcttctatgctttttaataaaaattgaaTAGACTATTTttatgccatatatatatatatatatatatatatatatatatatatatatatatatatatatatatataattattattattattattttattttattttttttcatttgattttggggtaaatATAGCCTGCATATTCCTTTTgtgagtgttattttagtattatttatatacttttgtaccatttaatattttagttttcattgtaattttagtttaagttttagtagtttagttttgtgcatttgtctttttttttctttttctttttttaaattatttctacTTATTTaagaaagtattttatttattttatttcattatttttattttagtaatttttgtacTTGTActaaatactttaaatacatttgttttttttatctaatatttatagtttattttataatttcaggtttatttatattaactaaatagatttttaatattttcagttttcattaacaataacaacattgtTGTTAGCTTAACCCTACAGTGACATAgtcattgtattatttattgattgattgacaatATGATTTGTTCATATTATCATCTTAATTGTAAACCATTTTAGAAAACTTTAGCCAAATTCATAAATGTACAATTATTTTAGtcacatatttatttgtattacgttttttatttttttattttaagcatttcaaactctctaaatgttttattttagacttaatgtgggtttttttttttttttttctggtagtCTTCTCATTCTCTCTGTCTGATCCTACAGGTGGTACTTTGCAGTGATCTCCATGTCTGGTGTGTTTGCGGTCACTTTCTCTGTGATCTTTGCATATGTGGCCGATATCACCCAGGAGCATGAGAGGAGCACAGCATATGGCCTGGTGAGCAGAGGAACATGACTTATAACTTCCTTTTGATGTTGTGCAGTAACAACTTCACAGCAACTATACGTGGATGAGCGATTACATTTTGTAGCTCGTCGGCGCATATTGGTTTCCTGTTATTTTGACAGCCGACTGTGGTTTCCTTTTTGGCCCTGCAATGAAATTAAAGTGTTAATTGTGTTGAAGAACATTTCCCTTGTGGTCAACGCAGCTGATTCAATCTTTTCCCACAGGTATCGGCCACTTTTGCAGCCAGCCTGGTGACAAGCCCAGCGATCGGTGCGTACCTGTCAGAGGCGTATGGAGATACATTGGTGGTGATCCTCGCCACGGCCATTGCCCTGCTCGACATCTGTTTTATCCTGGTAGCGGTTCCTGAGTCCCTGCCTGAGAAGATGAGACCGGCCTCCTGGGGGGCCCCCATCTCCTGGGAGCAGGCAGACCCCTTTGCAGTGAGTCACTGATGTCTGTGCAAGTACAGTCATGGGGATGCAATGACCTTTGTCTTATCTGTCACATGAGAAGGTTGATGGAACCAGATTGGTAGTCTAATTTTAGAGTCGAGATCATTGTTCGGACAACTGATTAATCAGTTTTAATTTTGGTTGCTAAGTTTTTGGTGGTTTAATACACACAGtgctattcaaaagtttgtggtccgtaagatttttatttattattttcaaaaccTTTAAGCAATTATGCATTCAATTGttgaaaaattacagtaaattaatttctgtttcaagtaaatgctgttctttttaaattttttattcattaaataatcctaaaaaaaatcatggtttccacaaaaatattaagcagtaccaCTGTGATAATCAActgtgaaaatgagaaatgcaccaaatcatcatattagaatgaattctgaaggatcatgtgacactgaagactggagtaatgatgctgaaaattcagctttaccatcacatgaatgaacatttcattcattaatacagtttattcactgtagtttaaaaaaatggtaaaatatgACAAGGTCTCAGAGTTAaaatgtgtcagaaaaaattaatcttaattatgtcagataacactaaAGCAagacatggtcaggtcaaagtgtctgaataatttttggtcccaaataattatttatatattttattttttatatatatttatattaatttatatatatttatattacatttactattattgttattattattattattataacatattttacatatcCCAATCTAAAACGTTTTTTGGAAATTTCGTTTTGCATGTTCCTACTCTGTTTGCCGTGTTGCCTCAAATCAGTACAAGTGTGAATACcattttggaagaaaaaaaaaagagctggCATTTGAAGAAGAATGGCGAAGATGTCGTCTGTCACTTATTAAATGAATCATGTTGCTGTTCTTCTGCCCACTCATTCTTTCTCAGTGTCTTCCTCCCTCTTTCTCATGCTCTCTCTGTGACTCTTTTGTTCACAGTCCTTGCGTAAGGTGGGCCAGGACTCCACGGTTCTCCTGATCTGCATCACAGTCTTCCTTTCCTACCTTCCTGAGGCTGGACAGTATTCCAGTTTCTTCCTGTATCTCAGACAGGTACACTGCACACCTTTATATCGATGCCACAAAGACACACAACTGGAACTGCTTTTTATCTAGTGGCATGGCGAATCTCTGAGATTGCTGCTTGGCATGAATATGCATTGATGTTTATGCAGACACTCAAACCTTGTTGTAGCTTAAGCAAATACCCAAAAAGTGAATCACATACCTGTGAGTCACACTTCACATATACTCCCTCACCCTCCAAGTAAACAGTTCGAAATAACTGTTCTAACTGCTTGAGATAGTCATGTGATTTTAACTCACTCAGCTTCTGCCGGAATGTCTTTTGTCCATATTTCAAAGCTGAGTGTTGTGTAGTTTTGTGAGATGCATATACACAATGCTTAGAAACATCATTACGTAACACTTTCATTTCTTCTGCTGTCAGGCTTGACAGTTACTGGAAATTAAGCTGAAACAACATGAACGACACTGTATGCTGTTGATGTTAATGggatttatattaataaatcaaaGGCTTATTTCACACCAGTGTTACTGCAACTAAAATTATTgaaacatttttgtcatttaaaataagtctgaaataaaataaaatgtaaatattagatgaaaaacttgaataaaaatagaaatgctaccttggcaactaactgaaatgttttagttgaaatactaaaattactgaaacttaattaaaataaaactgaaaaaaataaaactgttctTTTCTAATATATGTAAtctaaaataaatgacaaaagcacataacaaaattgataaaaattaaaatatcaggctaaaagctaattcaaagtATTAATAACTATATAATactggaataaaaaaaagaaaaatgctcTGTAATTGAATGATTAAAATCTAAATCAGAAGATGTTCTTAAACTGCCAATTTTCAACTTCCCAGGTCATTGGATTTACGTCAGAAACAGTTGCTGCCTTCATTGCTGTGGTGGGAATCCTGTCCATCTTGGCTCAGGTTGGTTTCCAGACTTTTTTCCACCCCTTCCATTGTGAGTTTGTACCACGTGACTCTGAGAAGCGCAGCATGTGTTCATTCGTACTAATCGGCTCACTCAGCTAGGGGTAgacgatatgaccaaaatcttaaatCACAATAtgggtaattttatttcatgataatGATGTgctatagtcaaaccaaaatttattcagacaccttgaacattttattcattaatacagtttattcactatagtttaaaaaaaaatggtaataaaatatgacaagatctcagagttaaactgtgtcagaaaaaaaattatcttaattatgtcagataacacttaagcaaaacgtggtcaggtcaaagtgtctgaataatttttggttccaaatttttatcaattttactggtagtccactgtatgaagaattttggggtataatatgtcacagtttactttacaaaatatagctatatatcacaatatagctatttttgctttaaatgaagTTTTAATATAATCAAATTTTGATACTATAGGTTGTTTGtacatgacgtcattgctgcacgcgaaatgcggctggagggcaaggagtgatttttctatataggaatcctatcacaaactcaaaatttgtatgttttgcatcatttatggttgctcaaatctatCGAACCGAGAAACCACAATAAGCTTTTATTGTTTATGTAACTTGTatcattttttaactttaaaagttgtcacctTTTACAGGGTTTTGCGTCCgctgatactgaaatgaatacagatacctgcttaccttttttgtttttgacttggttaaataatcacattcttcatggtatcgtttgcagggaagagaagatattttatcccattgcTTGATCATTTGATGTTTTCACTTGAATTTTGTAGAATTCCATTtacaatgttgatctggttaccaTGGAAACAGTGTCACGTGCTcctgcttcagccatcatatggtagaaaatgtccaaataaaaaaatgtgttcaacaagctgacagaagtcgatccaTTTCTTGTTGGAAGcgtgtaaatgtaactgtagatttaatgttttcttaaaaaatttacatttattcttattaaagcgagacaaaagtgattcagtcaagagtattgagagattttctcttttttgttgtttgatttacattaatgacacagatgacagcaggaatattaggctgctgtcacttgaAGACcaaatgcacggatccaatatactgttacacatgcgttttctttctcaactgttgtGTTCACTAAAGACATAAATGACTgtttacaagtatacttgcaaagatgggcattttgacacataAGTATGTTTAACCGTTGAAGCCCAATAAGGCGGCAAAAAGAACTCTGTTCAGTACTCGTGCGCTGTATGAGCAGCGGCTTCATGTGCGCtcgtctctcagacagcgctcAGAAACCATCTCTCAGTGCACGCATATAGCAAAATCAGTTCtctttcgctgcttattgcatTTCACCGGTTTAAAATCAATTGTTTTTAAACCGCAATGCTTAACTCATGCAAATGATAAGCTTTCGTGAGCACAGCAATGTCACGTGACTGTAACCGTGATCGAGATGATGGTGGTTGACAAATTTCTACTGGTTAATCGTGTCTTGTATTGCCCACCCCTACATTAGGCATTAGGATGTAAAGGGAAGCCAGTGAATATTTGCAAAGTAATGGTTCTTCTCTCTGTGCAGACGGTTGTCCTAGGAATCCTGATGCGTTCCATAGGGAATAAGAACACTATTTTGTTAGGCCTCGGCTTTCAAATCCTACAGCTGGCCTGGTACGGCTTTGGCTCCCAGCCCTGGTGAGTCGATCATCTAGAaagccactagagggcagcaaaCTCTTCATTAGACATGGTACACTTCAAGTCACAGATCCTAAttggatttttatttaaaatcaatactaATTGTAGTGTTTCATAAGCTTTATTTAAAGGATTTTTAACAAGATATTTTACAGCTAGTTGCAGTTCTGAAGCATAATTTTTGTGAAATGGAAGAAGAAAATCAATGGATTTCATCCAAGATGTCATGTCCTGCtttatatgaattattttttaatgccattACACACATCAAGAACTCACAGACAAGTAAACATGACCTCGGCAGTGTGTGCTCCTGAAAACCAGTTACACATGCGCATGAACTGAAACCGATTGAGAgtctgtgagagagagagatgctgaTGGTTTATTTTTCTCTTAAGGATGATGTGGGCCTGCTGGAGCTGTTGCTGCCATGTCCAGCATCACCTTCCCAGCAATCAGTGCCATAGTGTCCCGCAACGCAGACCCTGACCAACAAGGTGAGACACGTGCGGCCACACCACAGTAACAtcagcaaaaatatcttaatatagTCATGCACAAAGTCTTCTGGCTGGCACATTCATTTTTCATCCACAGaataattaagttttattaattattaagtcACTGTTTATTGTTATTACATGGAATATTTAATTCTGATGGGTCATTCACTGCATTCTGCTGTCAAAAACAAAGATGTGCTAGTTTCATGTCTCGCTATCACTATGCAGGCTCtggcatttgaaaaaaaaaaatcatatcaaATCATATCAGTATTTGGTATAATGCAGAATAAACTACTTAATTTACTTTTAACCCAATAATGACTGTCCGATAATGACATTACATTGTTGATGTAtttttagggatgcactgaaTTCTGGTTGATACTGATAAGCtgattaattattttcatgttatggcctatagtaaaaaaaaaattaaaaaaaatgttatattaaattatattttatgtcaGGCGGTACAACTAAATAGttgtatgtatatactgtagttgtaccacctgacatgaAGAGTGTACCAACCTACCCATACTTGAAATTAGCAGTTTTTACCAGTATTTGAGAGAGATCTACAAACATTTTAACTCtgtttgcagttgtgccacccTGACATTCAAATTGCtggacaaaagtttttcaattatctcaacagctttaaaactactgatatttataaaatgtgtttatatgaaaggtttcaaacctaaaatgatgccatagtctttagattttatttttttatttttaagacaccattttaaatagttttctcGTCTGTTCATTTGTTCAGACAGTTGCACCACCTGACATTTTGGGGGTTTAAGAAAACAAAACGGTTTTATAGAATAAAGTGATGTATGTCATGAATttgtcaaattattttaaaaggaaataatgcaCTTGGACACAAAACTTCATGTCATGCCATTGAAATTTAGAATAATacactacaaaaaaataatacaaaacattGTAAATGCATAGACAACGTTCAAAAGttggttggtaagatttttttaaatcaaaatggtaatactgtgaaagtaaactgttttctattttaatatattttatattggttttctattttattttaaaatgtaatttattcctgtgatcaaagctgagttttcagcatcattactccagtcttcagtgtcacatgatccttcagaaatcattctaatatgctgaccaagtaccaagtcggtactgaaatgttaaaaatgtgacaataccagcatttccctctAGCATTTTGaacgctgttgagcggattcttaaacacctctgattggccactgtgttcatgcactcaacagatatgtctgtgattggctataatgatcaacacttcaaaaacttgttgtaaatagacatctgtgacgctcttcaccaggcattcacacagatacacacaggaacatttgaaagcaggcatgtATCAGCTGATCCCTAATACatccgctgatagacacctgctttcaaacatcAGAGCATCACagatgtcttttttattttaatatgtttttgaagcgttgatcgtTGTAGTCaatctgttgagtgcgtgaacacaacggccaatcagaggtgtttaagaatcggCTCAACAGCTCTCAAAATGCTagagggaaatgctggtattgtcacttttttaaaatttcagtactgaagtcggtacttttgacaaccctaattacattataataaaatgaagtAACCGGTTTAGTTTTGGGCAAATGCCGTCTCATTCAGTatgtctctctgtttctctgtcaGGTGTGGTGCAGGGGATGATCACAGGAATTCGAGGACTATGTAACGGCCTGGGTCCTGCGCTCTACGGCTTCGTCTTCTACCTGTTTCACGTGGAGCTCAGTGAAATGGACCCCGCAGAGAGCCCAGAGAAGGGTGCCAAACCCAACATGGCCAACCCCACAGATGAGGTGAGTGCTGATCAGAAATAAGAAATCTGTCTGTATTACACAACAAGCATGCACCCACAAATCTCTGTATATCTGTGCCCCCTCAGAGTGCCATCATCCCCGGCCCTCCTTTCCTGTTCGGAGCATGCTCGGTTTTGCTGTCCCTTCTGGTTGCTCTCTTCATCCCAGAGCACAATGCTCTCAACATGCGGCCCAGCAGCTACAAGAAGCACAACAACGGCGCGCAGAGCCACTTACACGGCTCTCAGGGCGGACCCTGCGAGGGAAAGGAGCCTCTGCTGGAGGACAGCAGCGTATAACCCCACTGACGAGGGGGGCGGGCACGGACCCCAAACCCCCTCACATCAACACCCCAACCTCCCCAGGCGCACATGAGCAGTGCACCTTTTTACAGAAGATGACATCACCGCCCTCTCTTGTTCCCCTGCAGCTCGGCGAAGGCAGAACGAGCTGTGGGAACCGGTGCACGTATTACAAGTGCGTAACTAGGCCAACGGGAGCTGACCTTGGCCTTGAAGAACAGGAAGTGGAGCGAAGGACATTTTGCCTTGAGGGAAATGCAAGCAGACACAGTTGTGTACTGATACGGACTTGGTGAAGGTTTTCCTCATTTTTACTGTTACATAggggtttttttgtgtgtcttttcTCTTATTCAGAATTTCAATTGTTTAAATGTTCCTTCCTTGTCCAAAGACCTGGTAACCGTAACAATAGGGAACGTGTCTATCGTGACGTTACAGGCTAACTTTTGATGTGCTGCTTTCTACTGGTTCTTCTTGGTTTTGTACTTAACAGATTGAAAGACGCTTCTAGAGAAGAGCGTGTCGTCTTTTCGAACCCTCAAGGAAAACGTAACCAAGAAGGTCATTTCACACAGTCGTCGCTGTTGTATCATGCTCCTTCGAACTAGAGTTTCTGTTCTTGTACATCAGATGAAATAGTTTGTACTTCCTCTCCCTTGCTATCACGAGCGGTGTGTCAGAATTCATGCAGAGGGAGTAAAAGTTGCCTTTTAAGTGGCTTTTTATCACAATTACCAAACCCAGATGAAGACTACGCTCTGAGAAGGGTCAACCGTATCGCTCCTGTCGGAGCCTGCGCATATTTGATTTTCGTTCATCGTCTGCTTCGCCACCAGAACTCCCTGTGAACGTCAGCACTGCCACGATACAACAGGCTAGCAGGGTTACAAGCTTACTGACCGCATACCTAGTTTTCATATTATCGCAAGCACTGATGTGGGTGGAATAGCTTCGATGTGATTGGATGAGCATCGCTAGATCCAGTGAATCTAATATCACACATGCTGCTACTGTAGGGTGTACAAGGTTACAAAGTTCTGTGGTATAATACTATACTCTAAACGTGGTGTTTCTATTAGAGTTAAGCTTTTTCTGGCACGCCATTGTGATTTTAGACCCCAAATTTTGTGGCCGATTTCTATTTGCGGTGCTTAATTTTTTCTGGTGAGAAACTTTTTGAATACTTTTATCAGATCTCAACATTAACGTTCGATTTTTCCAGAGAAAACCTCAAG
Encoded here:
- the mfsd14a2 gene encoding LOW QUALITY PROTEIN: MFSD14 family MFS transporter (The sequence of the model RefSeq protein was modified relative to this genomic sequence to represent the inferred CDS: deleted 1 base in 1 codon); translated protein: MTGEKKKKKRLNRSILLAKKIIIKDGGTPQGIGEPSVYHAVVVIFLEFFAWGLLTTPMLTVLHQTFPQHTFLMNGLIHGVKGLLSFLSAPLIGALSDVWGRKSFLLLTVFFTCAPIPLMKISPWWYFAVISMSGVFAVTFSVIFAYVADITQEHERSTAYGLVSATFAASLVTSPAIGAYLSEAYGDTLVVILATAIALLDICFILVAVPESLPEKMRPASWGAPISWEQADPFASLRKVGQDSTVLLICITVFLSYLPEAGQYSSFFLYLRQVIGFTSETVAAFIAVVGILSILAQTVVLGILMRSIGNKNTILLGLGFQILQLAWYGFGSQPWMMWAAGAVAAMSSITFPAISAIVSRNADPDQQGVVQGMITGIRGLCNGLGPALYGFVFYLFHVELSEMDPAESPEKGAKPNMANPTDESAIIPGPPFLFGACSVLLSLLVALFIPEHNALNMRPSSYKKHNNGAQSHLHGSQGGPCEGKEPLLEDSSV